The genomic interval ACGAATCGAAGGCGCGCCAGGTTGCCGAGTTCCGCCAGAGCAAACAGCGCGAAACCGAACTGGTCAAGACCAGCAAGGTCTCACTCGACGAGCTCTACGACCAGATCAAGACCGGCGATGTCAAAGAGTTGCGCGTGGTGTTGAAAGGCGACGTGCAGGGCTCAGTAGAGGCGGTGACCGATGCGCTGACGCGTATGTCGACCGACGAAGTCAAGCTGCGCGTTATTCACGGCTCGGTCGGTGGCATCACCGAGAGCGATATTTTGCTTGCCGCCGCATCCAATGCGGTGGTCATCGGCTTTAACGTTCGCCCGGAATCGAAGGGCGCGGCATTGGCGGCCAAAGAGGGTGTCGATGTGCGGCTCTACACGATCATTTACGAGGCGGTGGCCGATGTGCGCGCCGCCATGGAAGGCTTGCTCGAACCGACTTTCCGCGAGCAGACCCATGGGCGGGTGGAAATTCGCCAGACCTTCAATATTCAAGGCGTTGGCACCATCGCCGGTTGTTATGTGAGCGAAGGCAAAATCACCCGCGGCAGCCAGGTGCGCTTGCTGCGCGATCAGGTGGTTGTGCACGAAGGCAAACTGGCCAGCCTCAAACGTTTCAAAGACGATGCGCGCGAAGTGGCGGCGGGGTACGAGTGCGGTCTTGGCCTCGAGGGCTTCCAGGATATCAAGCAGGGCGACGTCCTCGAAGCGTTTGAGCGCATCCCGGTCATTCGGCGCATTGCGCCCACGCCAACCGGACGTGAAGCGCAGCGGGCGACGGCCGCCGAGCAGCGCTAATGCGGGCCGCAAGTAAAGCTGATGGTCATCGGGGTGCTCAAGCTTAATTTGCTATTGCCGGAAAACCACTCGCTCAAAGGCAAGCGCGGCGTGTTAAAACGCATTCAGGCGCGGGTGGCCAACCAGTTCAACGTGTCAGTCACCGAGTGCGGCGAGCACGATCTTTGGCAAAGCGCCGTGCTCGGTTTCGCCCTGGCGGGTAGCAGCCGGCCGATCATCGAAGCGACGTTGAATAAGATTGTCGACTTCGTCGATGATCTAGGCCTTGCCGAAGTGGGCGCCGCCGAAACCGACATTCTTTTCTGTTGAATTAACAATCGATGGATTACCAGCGCGCTGATCGAGTCGGCGATCTGCTCGTCGAGCTGATCGCCGAAGTACTGCGTGAAGAGTTGCGCGATCCGCGCATCGCCGGTGTCACGGTGACCGGCGCCAAGGTCAGCAAAGATTTGCGCCACGCGCGGATCTTTTTCAATCGCTTGGGTGGCCAAGGCGATCTTAAAGAAGCTTTAGCCGGGTTGAAGAGTGCCACGGGTTTCATCCGCTCGAAAGTCGCCAAGCAGCTGAAACTGAAATTTGTCCCGGCAATCGAGTTCACCTACGACGAATCCCAAGATGAAGCGCAGCGGATCGATTCACTGTTGAAGCAAATTCGCTCATAATCCTTTGCCCGCAAGCTTGAGAGCCTTCGCTCCCAAAAAACTGCTGCGTTCCTGTTTTGTGTAAAAGTTTTTTACGAACTTGAACCGCGCGCAGTTTTGTCAAGTAGCTGGCATTACAACGAATTTTGCGAATATGTCGACGCGCTTCGGGTTAATCCACAAGGCCGCGCAATCTGTAAGCTATGCTGATATTTCCCGATGCTGTTTGTTTAGCTAAGCAGTTGATTTTACTTGCAGGGAAAAACGGTCTGAAGTTTGCTTTGACGGGTTTAAAATTAGTCAACTGTTCCGCAACAGGGTAGCACAACAGCAGGTCTCGTTTAACCTGACCAGTGTGCAGGTTCAGTTCGCGGTTTGTTTCCGACGCTACGGTCGGGCATGTGCTCAGCGGCAATGGCATCGTCTCGCAAACCTCACCGCAAACCTTTAGTGCCAGCTGCACGACAACCACCAACTGTAATGCCAGCACCACCAATGGTAGCAATTTCAATGGAACAGCGGCGTTGGCACTGCCGCTCGCATCGTTTAGCGGCCCAGGCATCTTCAACCTTATCGCTACACTTAGCGGCGATGTCGTTCCCGAAACCATTCCTGACGCAGGACCGGTTTTTCCACTGAACACGGCCATCAATGGCACGCTCAGCGCAAGTTGGAACGGTACGGTGTCGGTCGCCTACACCTATGATGCACCGACGGCGGGAGTCCCCGAGCCGGCGAGCCTCTAACTTCTTTCCGCCGGCCCGGGCGGTCTTATGGGGCTCCAGATGCGCCGCCGATAGCAGGCTTGTTCGCGCAAAAGCGACCAACGAATTCTATCAGAGTATCTTCAACGCGCAGTTCCATCCTAGAGAACCTGCTTTGCCGTGGTGATTAGAAATTCTTTACGCGAAAGGTGTAGGGTGCTAGTCATCGTATTGGTTCACCATGACTCAAAGCGGCATTCTACTCATCGATAAAGTTGTCGGACCGTCCTCAGCGCAGGTCGTACATCGGGTCAAAAAATTGCTCGGTGTGAAAAAGATCGGTCATCTTGGCACGCTCGATCCGTTTGCTTCGGGGCTGCTGCTCCTGGGCGTGAACGAAGGCACCAAAATCGCCGATCTCTTTCTTGGCGGGGTCAAGAGCTACCGCGCGCTGATGGTTTTGGGTACCGAGACCGACACTCAGGATTGTACGGGTCGGGTATTAGCCGAGCGTCCTGTGCCGGATCTAAGCGCGCAAGAGATCGAGGCGCTTGAAAGAAAATTTACCGGTGAGCTTGAGCAGGTTCCGCCGATGTTCTCGGCGTTGAAAAAAGACGGCATGCGGCTCTACCAACTGGCCCGCGAGGGCAAAGAAGTGGACCGGGCAGCGCGCCAAATTACCATATCTTCATTGAGCTTGCGGCGCGCCGGCGCGACGGAGATCGAGTTCGACGTCAGCTGTTCGCGCGGTACCTACGTCCGGACCTTGGCACACGACATGGGACAGGCGCTCGGTTGCGGTGCCCATCTGCGCGAACTGCGCCGGACCGCCTGTGAGCACTTAACGGTTGAGCAAGCGGTGACGGTCGATCGATTGGAAGCGCTTTGTTCGAGCGGCACGGTGCCGCTGATCGGATTGTCGCAAGCGCTAGCGCATTTATCGGTGATTGTATGGGACAGCGCAACGTTGTCGAAGCTGCGCCAAGGGCAGCAAGACACTTTGCACAAGCTACCCCGGCCCGCTGATGGTGCAAGCTTCGTGCGGATTACCGATGGCCATGACACGCTGGTCGCGCTGGCGCAGTGGGGCACCGATGGCGGTATTGGCCGATGGCGCTTGGCGCGGGTATTCGCAGTCTAAGATGCGGCACGCAGCGCGCAGGTTCGGTTGACATTCCGGTGTCCAATCGGATAGCCTACGCAGACTGCTAGGACCCGGTCGCAGGCCGGCGTATGACCTCGAGTCGTCCATGAAGTCTTTGGATCTAACTCAGCAACCACCGAGAAGTTTGGAAAAGGGAGATAGTTTTGCTCATGAGTAATTCATCTGGTACGGTACCTGCCAATCCGCACATCCAAAACTGGGTTAAAAGCATGGCTGCCATGTGTCAGCCCGACAATGTTTA from Deltaproteobacteria bacterium carries:
- the rbfA gene encoding 30S ribosome-binding factor RbfA, translated to MDYQRADRVGDLLVELIAEVLREELRDPRIAGVTVTGAKVSKDLRHARIFFNRLGGQGDLKEALAGLKSATGFIRSKVAKQLKLKFVPAIEFTYDESQDEAQRIDSLLKQIRS
- a CDS encoding DUF503 domain-containing protein yields the protein MVIGVLKLNLLLPENHSLKGKRGVLKRIQARVANQFNVSVTECGEHDLWQSAVLGFALAGSSRPIIEATLNKIVDFVDDLGLAEVGAAETDILFC
- the truB gene encoding tRNA pseudouridine(55) synthase TruB — encoded protein: MTQSGILLIDKVVGPSSAQVVHRVKKLLGVKKIGHLGTLDPFASGLLLLGVNEGTKIADLFLGGVKSYRALMVLGTETDTQDCTGRVLAERPVPDLSAQEIEALERKFTGELEQVPPMFSALKKDGMRLYQLAREGKEVDRAARQITISSLSLRRAGATEIEFDVSCSRGTYVRTLAHDMGQALGCGAHLRELRRTACEHLTVEQAVTVDRLEALCSSGTVPLIGLSQALAHLSVIVWDSATLSKLRQGQQDTLHKLPRPADGASFVRITDGHDTLVALAQWGTDGGIGRWRLARVFAV